A genome region from Ralstonia solanacearum K60 includes the following:
- a CDS encoding DUF1624 domain-containing protein: MTQSGSRVVAVDLLRGLVMVLMVIDHLREFFFLHAQVTDPVDLAVTSPALALTRFASHPCAPVFVFLAGMSAWLSGQKQGGDRRSIAAHLAKRGLLLVILEVTVVNFAWTFAFPPSTLYLQVIWAIGLSMLALAGLMWLPRGALLAVSLAIVAGHGLLSGVRVGPESPWHALWAVLHQRDWIVLADGLRLRTSYPVLPWIGVIGLGYAFAPVYLRCAPEARRALCLRLGVACLAGFAVLRILNGYGEPKPWAAFPDALTTAVSFFNLTKYPPSLDFLLATLGLGLCALAWLERLSARCATVLQTLGGAPMFFYLLHLYALHLAYLLALHVFGANHGDRFGFDSVWQLWAAWLPAVALMYGPTRWFAALRRTGRYPWMRYL, encoded by the coding sequence ATGACGCAATCCGGTTCCCGTGTTGTCGCCGTCGATCTGCTGCGCGGCCTGGTGATGGTGCTGATGGTGATTGACCATCTGCGCGAATTCTTCTTCCTGCATGCCCAGGTGACGGATCCGGTCGACTTGGCGGTCACGTCGCCGGCCCTGGCGCTGACCCGCTTCGCCAGCCATCCGTGCGCGCCGGTGTTCGTGTTCCTCGCGGGCATGTCGGCGTGGCTGTCGGGGCAGAAGCAGGGCGGAGACCGGCGCAGCATTGCCGCGCACCTGGCCAAGCGCGGGCTGCTGCTCGTGATCTTGGAAGTCACCGTCGTCAACTTTGCGTGGACGTTCGCGTTCCCGCCCTCGACGCTTTACCTGCAGGTGATCTGGGCGATCGGCCTGTCGATGCTCGCGCTGGCCGGGCTGATGTGGCTGCCCCGGGGCGCGCTGCTGGCGGTGTCGCTGGCCATCGTGGCGGGGCACGGCCTGCTGAGCGGCGTGCGCGTCGGGCCGGAGTCGCCGTGGCATGCGCTGTGGGCGGTGCTGCATCAGCGGGACTGGATCGTGCTGGCGGACGGCCTGCGGTTGCGCACGTCGTACCCGGTGCTGCCGTGGATCGGCGTGATCGGGCTGGGGTATGCGTTTGCGCCGGTGTATCTGCGCTGCGCACCCGAGGCGCGGCGGGCGCTGTGCCTGCGCCTGGGCGTGGCCTGCCTGGCCGGGTTTGCCGTGCTGCGCATACTGAACGGCTATGGCGAGCCGAAACCGTGGGCCGCCTTTCCCGACGCGCTGACGACGGCCGTGTCGTTCTTCAACCTGACCAAATATCCGCCCTCGCTCGATTTCCTGCTGGCGACGCTCGGCCTCGGCCTGTGCGCGCTGGCGTGGCTGGAACGGCTGTCGGCCCGCTGCGCGACCGTGCTGCAGACGCTCGGCGGCGCGCCGATGTTCTTTTACCTGCTGCATCTGTACGCGCTGCACCTCGCCTACCTGCTGGCGCTGCACGTCTTTGGCGCCAACCACGGCGACCGCTTCGGCTTCGACTCGGTCTGGCAGCTGTGGGCCGCGTGGCTGCCCGCCGTGGCGCTGATGTATGGGCCGACGCGCTGGTTTGCCGCATTGCGTCGGACCGGGCGCTACCCCTGGATGCGCTATCTCTGA
- a CDS encoding MDR family MFS transporter, whose amino-acid sequence MTANGPRADAAAWAAVAAGTLGAMMATLDISIVNSALPTIQGEIGATSTEGTWIATAYLVAEIIIIPLAGWLEKLLGLRNLLLAATGLFTAFSMLCGVAGTLPVMVIGRAGQGFTGGVLIPTAMTIIASRLPRAQQPLGTALFGSTVILGPVFGPVLGGWMTTQLSWHYAFFINLPVCLVLAALLLLGMPHEKPRLALLREADWAGIAGLGLGLGGMTVVLEEGQRLQWFTSPEIRWLAAMSVLGFALLGWGQARARAPVIRLGLLLDRQFGAIAVMAITGSMALYGTAYVIPQFLVGIAGYDALQSGWIVLLSGLPMIVLMPLMPLMLRRLDVRLAVGCGLVVLALSAYIETGLSPLSTGSSFAASQLMRGVGTVLTMMFLNQAAIRSVPPSRASDASGLYNALRNLGGSIALACVAALQEQRLWLHSRRIEDSLPANAAAVQDYVAGQVHVLGSQTAALLSMEQTIQVQALTMAYADLFWLLTVAILLVTPLVVFLRPLPTNAGPVAAH is encoded by the coding sequence GTGACGGCGAACGGCCCGCGGGCGGATGCCGCGGCCTGGGCGGCCGTCGCGGCCGGCACCCTCGGTGCCATGATGGCCACGCTCGACATCTCCATCGTGAACTCGGCGCTGCCCACCATCCAGGGCGAGATCGGGGCCACCAGTACCGAAGGAACATGGATCGCCACGGCCTACCTGGTCGCGGAAATCATCATCATTCCCCTGGCCGGCTGGCTGGAGAAACTGCTCGGACTGCGCAACCTGCTGCTGGCGGCCACCGGACTGTTCACCGCGTTCTCGATGCTCTGCGGCGTGGCCGGGACCCTGCCGGTGATGGTGATCGGACGGGCGGGCCAGGGGTTCACCGGGGGCGTGCTGATCCCCACCGCGATGACCATCATCGCGTCGCGGCTGCCCCGCGCGCAGCAGCCGCTGGGCACCGCGCTGTTCGGCTCGACCGTCATTCTCGGGCCGGTCTTCGGCCCCGTGCTCGGCGGCTGGATGACCACGCAGCTCAGTTGGCACTACGCGTTCTTCATCAACCTGCCGGTCTGCCTGGTGCTGGCCGCGCTGCTCCTGCTCGGCATGCCCCACGAAAAACCGCGCCTGGCGCTACTGCGGGAGGCGGACTGGGCGGGCATCGCCGGCCTTGGCCTCGGCCTGGGCGGCATGACGGTGGTGCTGGAGGAAGGCCAGCGCCTGCAATGGTTCACCTCGCCCGAGATCCGCTGGCTGGCGGCCATGTCGGTGCTCGGCTTTGCGCTGCTGGGCTGGGGGCAGGCGCGCGCCCGTGCTCCGGTCATCCGGCTCGGGCTGCTGCTGGACCGCCAGTTCGGCGCCATCGCGGTCATGGCCATCACGGGCAGCATGGCGCTGTACGGCACCGCCTACGTGATCCCGCAGTTCCTGGTCGGCATTGCCGGCTACGACGCGCTGCAATCGGGCTGGATCGTGCTGCTGTCCGGCCTGCCGATGATCGTCCTGATGCCGCTGATGCCGTTGATGCTGCGCCGGCTCGACGTCCGGCTGGCGGTCGGCTGCGGCCTGGTGGTGCTGGCGCTGAGTGCCTACATCGAGACGGGATTGAGCCCGCTGTCGACCGGGAGTTCGTTCGCGGCCTCGCAGCTGATGCGCGGGGTCGGCACCGTGCTGACCATGATGTTCCTCAACCAGGCCGCCATCCGCTCGGTGCCGCCGTCGCGGGCGAGCGATGCGTCCGGGCTCTACAACGCCCTGCGCAACCTCGGCGGCTCGATTGCACTGGCTTGCGTCGCCGCACTGCAGGAGCAGCGGCTCTGGCTGCACAGCCGCCGCATCGAAGACTCCCTGCCCGCCAACGCGGCCGCCGTGCAGGATTACGTCGCCGGCCAGGTCCACGTGCTGGGCAGCCAGACCGCCGCCCTGCTATCGATGGAGCAGACGATCCAGGTGCAGGCGCTGACGATGGCGTATGCCGACCTGTTCTGGCTGCTGACCGTGGCGATCCTGCTGGTCACGCCGCTGGTTGTCTTTCTGCGGCCCCTGCCCACCAACGCCGGTCCGGTGGCCGCGCACTGA
- a CDS encoding HlyD family secretion protein — MTQAMEQHQDMDHPARHGGAGTAPPQPAGRPRGHTRRVAMGVGVLVLLGAAGGLAHYELRGKYVENTDDAYIQADIVTVALKVSGYVERVDVANNQEVRAGQRLLRIDPREYAAQLAQYQAQVEAAYASADNARAQLATQKAAIAQAQAQLQSAEHDAQFTASQTQRYASLVVSGAETRDRLSTLQNQAAQARANAAAQRAALTKATLEIAALQAQLRQAEAQAKTARAQAAVAEVNLAATELRASTDGRVGDSQVRIGQFVSAGTRLMSVVPSHLYITANFKETQLRRMRIGQPVHVHVDAFPDEAIEGHVESLSPGTGAQFSLLPPQNATGNFIKIVQRVPVRIALDVTDDQLKPLLAAGMSVTVDVDTLAQGQPQPLLRPQPGHGALL; from the coding sequence ATGACCCAGGCCATGGAGCAGCACCAGGACATGGACCACCCCGCCCGCCATGGCGGCGCAGGCACCGCGCCGCCCCAGCCCGCGGGGCGCCCGCGTGGCCACACGAGGCGAGTGGCGATGGGCGTCGGCGTGCTCGTGCTGCTGGGGGCGGCGGGCGGGCTGGCCCACTACGAACTGCGCGGCAAGTATGTCGAAAACACGGACGATGCCTATATCCAGGCCGATATCGTCACGGTGGCGCTCAAGGTCTCGGGCTATGTCGAGCGGGTCGACGTCGCCAACAACCAGGAGGTCAGGGCCGGGCAGCGCCTGCTGCGCATCGACCCGCGCGAGTACGCAGCGCAACTGGCGCAGTACCAGGCACAGGTGGAGGCGGCCTACGCCAGCGCCGACAACGCCCGCGCCCAGTTGGCGACGCAGAAGGCCGCCATCGCCCAGGCCCAGGCGCAATTGCAATCCGCCGAACACGATGCGCAGTTCACCGCCTCGCAAACGCAGCGATACGCCTCGCTGGTCGTCTCGGGCGCGGAAACGCGCGACCGGCTGAGCACCCTGCAGAATCAGGCGGCGCAAGCCCGCGCGAACGCGGCGGCCCAGCGCGCGGCCCTGACCAAGGCAACACTGGAGATCGCCGCCCTCCAGGCCCAGTTGCGGCAGGCCGAGGCGCAGGCGAAAACGGCGCGCGCGCAGGCGGCCGTGGCCGAGGTCAACCTGGCCGCGACCGAACTGCGCGCCAGCACCGACGGCCGCGTCGGCGACAGCCAGGTCCGCATCGGTCAGTTCGTGTCCGCCGGCACGCGGCTGATGTCGGTCGTGCCGTCGCACCTCTACATCACCGCCAACTTCAAGGAAACGCAACTGCGCCGCATGCGCATCGGCCAGCCGGTGCACGTCCACGTCGATGCGTTCCCCGACGAGGCGATCGAAGGGCACGTCGAGAGCCTGTCCCCCGGCACCGGGGCCCAGTTCTCGCTGCTGCCGCCGCAGAACGCCACGGGCAATTTCATCAAGATCGTGCAGCGCGTGCCGGTGCGGATCGCGCTCGACGTCACCGACGACCAGCTCAAGCCGCTGCTGGCGGCCGGCATGTCGGTCACGGTCGATGTCGATACGCTCGCGCAAGGCCAGCCGCAGCCGCTATTGCGCCCGCAGCCGGGCCACGGAGCCCTCCTGTGA
- a CDS encoding MarR family winged helix-turn-helix transcriptional regulator — protein MQAFADDSAYAGLAGALRDFYLRSQRVLDKVLAEQGISWARLRLIYCIRLQGSVRSVDLMRALGYAPRTITEALDALERDGLVERVPDPVDRRAKNISLTPAGEALCKSAEPIRRQLGAEVCGVLDAQEQRVLQEMLARMTQRLATIEQAMEPGVQS, from the coding sequence ATGCAGGCATTTGCAGACGACTCCGCGTACGCGGGCCTGGCCGGGGCGCTGCGCGACTTCTACCTCCGGTCGCAGCGCGTGCTCGACAAGGTGCTGGCGGAGCAGGGCATCTCCTGGGCGCGCCTGAGGCTGATTTACTGCATCCGGCTCCAGGGCAGCGTGCGCTCGGTCGACCTGATGCGGGCGCTCGGCTACGCACCGAGGACCATCACCGAGGCGCTGGACGCGCTCGAGCGGGACGGCCTGGTCGAGCGCGTGCCCGACCCGGTCGACCGCCGCGCGAAGAACATCTCACTCACCCCCGCCGGCGAAGCGCTGTGCAAGTCGGCCGAACCGATCCGCCGCCAGTTGGGCGCTGAAGTCTGCGGCGTACTGGACGCGCAAGAGCAGCGGGTGCTGCAGGAAATGCTGGCGCGCATGACGCAACGCCTGGCGACGATCGAACAGGCGATGGAGCCGGGCGTGCAGAGCTGA
- a CDS encoding NUDIX hydrolase translates to MTQAVRWKPSVTVAAVIEREGRFLLVEEHTDAGLRLNQPAGHLDPDESLVDAVAREVLEETAHSFVPTAFLGCYMAQFQPPVGDPVTYVRMAFTGELGSVDPRRKLDDGIVRTVWMTADEIRACPQRHRSPLLLACVEDYLAGKRYPLDVIHTHPSVYGLPSGLEAAQ, encoded by the coding sequence ATGACCCAAGCTGTCCGTTGGAAACCCAGCGTCACCGTCGCCGCCGTGATCGAGCGCGAGGGCCGCTTCCTGCTGGTCGAAGAGCACACCGATGCCGGCCTGCGCCTGAACCAGCCCGCCGGCCATCTCGACCCGGACGAGAGCCTGGTCGATGCCGTCGCGCGCGAGGTGCTGGAAGAGACCGCGCACAGCTTTGTGCCGACCGCTTTTCTCGGCTGCTACATGGCGCAATTCCAGCCACCCGTGGGCGATCCGGTCACCTACGTGCGGATGGCCTTCACCGGCGAGCTCGGCTCCGTCGATCCGCGCCGCAAGCTCGACGACGGCATCGTCCGCACCGTCTGGATGACGGCCGACGAGATCCGCGCTTGTCCGCAGCGCCATCGCAGCCCGCTGCTGCTGGCCTGCGTGGAGGATTACCTGGCCGGCAAGCGCTATCCGCTGGACGTTATCCACACGCACCCGAGCGTTTACGGCCTCCCCTCGGGCCTGGAGGCGGCGCAATGA
- the mnmA gene encoding tRNA 2-thiouridine(34) synthase MnmA — MSGKRVVVGMSGGVDSSVTAWLLKQQGYEVVGLFMKNWEDDDDSEYCSTRQDWIDVVSVADLIGVDVEAVNFAAEYKDRVFADFLREYSAGRTPNPDVLCNAEIKFKAFLDHAMALGADTIATGHYARVREVDGRFELLKAFDHTKDQSYFLHRLNQAQLSRTLFPLGEIPKTRVREIAAEIGLPNAKKKDSTGICFIGERPFRDFLNRYLPTKPGPIKTPEGKTIGQHIGLAFYTLGQRKGIGIGGSRDGNGDAWYVARKDIAANTLYVVQGHDHPWLLAHTVHADDLSWVAGHPPAEGTHLAAKTRYRQADAPCTVARATDGALALAFAEAQWAVTPGQSAVLYDGEVCLGGGIIACADAVAAERAVA; from the coding sequence ATGAGCGGCAAGCGCGTGGTCGTCGGCATGTCCGGCGGCGTGGATTCCTCCGTCACGGCGTGGCTGCTCAAGCAGCAGGGCTACGAGGTCGTCGGCCTGTTCATGAAGAACTGGGAAGACGATGACGACAGCGAGTACTGCTCGACCCGCCAGGACTGGATCGATGTGGTGTCGGTGGCCGACCTGATCGGCGTGGACGTGGAGGCGGTCAACTTTGCCGCCGAATACAAGGACCGCGTGTTCGCGGACTTCCTGCGCGAGTACTCCGCCGGCCGCACGCCCAACCCGGACGTGCTGTGCAACGCCGAGATCAAGTTCAAGGCCTTCCTCGACCACGCCATGGCGCTGGGCGCGGACACCATCGCCACGGGCCACTACGCCCGCGTGCGCGAGGTCGATGGCCGCTTCGAGCTGCTCAAGGCATTCGACCACACCAAGGACCAGAGCTACTTCCTGCACCGGCTGAACCAGGCTCAACTTTCGCGCACGCTGTTCCCGCTGGGCGAGATCCCGAAGACGCGCGTGCGCGAGATCGCCGCCGAGATCGGCCTGCCCAACGCCAAGAAGAAGGACTCCACCGGCATCTGCTTCATTGGCGAGCGGCCGTTTCGCGACTTCCTCAACCGCTACCTGCCGACCAAGCCCGGCCCGATCAAGACGCCGGAAGGCAAGACCATCGGCCAGCATATCGGCCTGGCGTTCTACACGCTGGGGCAGCGCAAGGGCATCGGCATCGGCGGCAGCCGCGACGGCAACGGCGATGCCTGGTACGTGGCGCGCAAGGACATAGCCGCCAACACGCTGTACGTGGTGCAGGGGCATGACCATCCGTGGCTGCTCGCCCACACGGTGCATGCCGATGACCTGAGCTGGGTCGCCGGCCATCCGCCCGCCGAGGGCACGCACCTGGCCGCCAAGACGCGCTACCGGCAGGCCGACGCGCCGTGCACGGTGGCCCGCGCCACCGATGGCGCGCTCGCGCTCGCTTTCGCCGAGGCCCAGTGGGCCGTCACGCCGGGCCAGTCGGCCGTGCTGTACGACGGCGAGGTGTGCCTGGGCGGCGGCATCATTGCCTGCGCCGACGCGGTAGCGGCGGAGAGGGCCGTCGCCTGA
- a CDS encoding FMN-binding glutamate synthase family protein codes for MLPRRYWAFAGVVLLFVITAAFVAAGRLHWLCAVIPGALVLLGLHDVTQARHSVLRNYPLWGHLRFLFEFIRPEIRQYFVEDDTDERPFSRAQRSIVYQRAKGEVDSRPFGTELDVKIAGHEWIGHSLAPTRIASSDFRVLVGEGRAKPYSMSVFNISAMSFGALSANAIRALNRGAKLGNFIHDTGEGSISPYHREEGGDLIWEVASGYFGCRDANGRFDSDRFAGQARNPQVKMIEVKLSQGAKPGHGGVLPAAKVTPEIAATRGVPIGQDCISPASHSEFSTPLGLLQFVDRLRTLSGGKPTGFKLCIGHPWEFFGIVHAMLESGILPDFIVVDGAEGGTGAAPLEFTDHVGTPLQEGLLLVHNTLVGTNLRDRIKIGASGKIVTAFDVARTLAMGADWCNAARGFMFALGCIQAQKCHTDRCPTGVATQDKSRQQALVVPDKAQRVHQYHAHTLHALLELTQAAGLRHPAEFRAHHIVRRVSGNEVQLLSTLLKYLEPGDLLAGQYRYPLYERYWPMARADRFDPVAA; via the coding sequence ATGCTGCCAAGACGTTACTGGGCCTTCGCGGGTGTTGTGCTGTTGTTCGTCATCACCGCTGCGTTCGTGGCGGCGGGGCGCCTGCACTGGCTGTGCGCGGTCATCCCGGGGGCACTCGTGCTGCTGGGCTTGCATGACGTGACGCAGGCGCGCCATTCGGTGCTGCGTAACTATCCGCTGTGGGGGCACCTGCGCTTCCTGTTCGAATTCATCCGCCCGGAAATCCGCCAGTACTTCGTCGAGGACGATACCGACGAGCGTCCGTTTTCGCGTGCCCAGCGCAGCATCGTCTACCAGCGCGCCAAGGGCGAGGTCGACAGCCGCCCGTTCGGCACCGAACTGGACGTGAAGATTGCCGGGCACGAGTGGATCGGCCATTCGCTGGCCCCGACGCGCATCGCTTCGTCGGACTTCCGCGTGCTGGTGGGCGAGGGGCGGGCCAAGCCGTATTCGATGTCGGTGTTCAACATCTCGGCGATGAGCTTCGGGGCGCTGTCGGCCAACGCCATCCGCGCGCTGAACCGGGGCGCGAAGCTGGGCAACTTCATCCACGACACGGGCGAGGGTTCGATCTCGCCGTATCACCGGGAAGAGGGCGGTGACCTGATCTGGGAAGTCGCCTCCGGCTATTTCGGCTGCCGCGATGCGAACGGCCGCTTCGACTCCGATCGCTTCGCCGGGCAGGCACGCAACCCGCAGGTGAAGATGATCGAGGTGAAGCTGTCGCAGGGCGCCAAGCCGGGTCACGGCGGTGTGCTGCCGGCGGCCAAGGTCACACCGGAGATTGCCGCCACGCGTGGCGTGCCGATCGGGCAGGACTGCATTTCGCCGGCATCGCATTCTGAATTCTCGACGCCGCTGGGGCTGCTGCAGTTCGTTGACCGGCTGCGCACGCTGTCGGGCGGCAAGCCGACCGGCTTCAAGCTGTGCATCGGCCACCCGTGGGAGTTCTTCGGCATCGTCCATGCGATGCTGGAATCGGGCATCCTGCCGGACTTCATCGTGGTGGACGGGGCGGAAGGCGGCACGGGCGCGGCGCCGCTGGAATTCACGGACCACGTCGGCACGCCGCTGCAGGAAGGGCTGCTGCTGGTGCACAACACGCTGGTCGGGACCAACCTGCGCGACCGGATCAAGATCGGCGCATCGGGCAAGATCGTCACCGCCTTCGACGTCGCCCGCACGCTGGCGATGGGTGCCGACTGGTGCAATGCCGCGCGCGGATTCATGTTCGCGCTGGGCTGCATCCAGGCCCAGAAATGCCATACCGACCGCTGCCCGACCGGCGTCGCCACGCAAGACAAGTCGCGCCAGCAGGCGCTGGTGGTGCCGGACAAGGCCCAGCGTGTGCACCAGTACCACGCGCACACGCTGCACGCGCTGCTGGAACTGACGCAGGCAGCCGGGCTGCGGCATCCGGCGGAATTCCGCGCCCACCATATCGTGCGGCGCGTGTCGGGGAATGAGGTGCAGCTGCTGTCGACGCTGCTGAAGTACCTGGAGCCGGGTGACCTGCTGGCCGGGCAGTATCGCTATCCGCTCTATGAACGCTACTGGCCGATGGCGCGGGCCGACCGGTTCGATCCGGTGGCGGCTTGA
- a CDS encoding glutathione S-transferase, giving the protein MKLIGSHASPYTRKVRVVLAEKKIDYRFVLEDVWNTDTQIHQFNPLGKVPCLVMDDGGALFDSRVIAEYADTLSPVARLIPPSGRERVEVRCWEALADGLLDAAVMLRVEQTQRMPEQRSDSWIARQHHKIDEALKAMSRGLADKTWCNGNHLTLADIAVGCALAYLDFRQPQVDWRERHPNLATFYTRIEKRPSFMETQPR; this is encoded by the coding sequence ATGAAACTGATCGGATCGCACGCCAGCCCCTACACCCGCAAAGTGCGTGTGGTATTGGCCGAAAAGAAAATCGACTACCGGTTCGTGCTGGAAGACGTGTGGAACACCGATACCCAGATCCACCAGTTCAACCCGCTCGGCAAGGTGCCATGCCTGGTGATGGACGACGGCGGCGCCCTGTTCGATTCCCGCGTGATCGCTGAATATGCCGACACGTTGTCGCCGGTCGCGCGCCTGATCCCGCCGTCCGGCCGCGAACGCGTGGAAGTGCGCTGCTGGGAAGCACTGGCCGACGGCCTGCTCGATGCGGCCGTCATGCTGCGCGTGGAACAGACCCAGCGCATGCCCGAGCAGCGCAGCGACTCCTGGATCGCCCGCCAGCACCACAAGATCGACGAAGCACTCAAGGCCATGTCGCGCGGCCTGGCTGACAAGACCTGGTGCAACGGCAATCACCTGACCCTGGCCGACATCGCGGTCGGCTGCGCGCTCGCCTACCTGGACTTCCGCCAGCCACAGGTCGACTGGCGGGAACGGCACCCCAACCTGGCCACCTTCTACACGCGCATCGAAAAGCGGCCGAGCTTCATGGAGACGCAGCCGCGGTAA
- the purB gene encoding adenylosuccinate lyase, whose amino-acid sequence MSSLSALTALSPIDGRYAAKADPLREWLSEAAFMRHRVKVEVHWLIALSQAGLAGIPRFSADAERALLALVEHFAEADAARIKEIEAVTNHDVKAVEYWLKERVKGNAELEAASEFIHFACTSEDINNTSHGMMLKGARDTVIVPTLRRVQARLVELAHANADVPMLSRTHGQPASPTTLGKEMANVAARLDRAIRRIEAVELLGKMNGAVGNYNAHLSAYPEADWEAFSKNVIESRLGLTFNPYTIQIEPHDYMAELFDAVARANTIVLDLDRDVWGYISQGYFKQKTKAGEIGSSTMPHKVNPIDFENSEGNIGLANAVLRHLSEKLPVSRWQRDLTDSTVLRNIGVAFGYSLLAYDACLRGLGKLETNPARLAEDLDACWEVLAEPVQTVMRRYGIANPYEQLKELTRGKGISREALREFIGTLAIPEAARQQLLDMTPGSYVGKAVELARRIA is encoded by the coding sequence ATGTCGTCGCTTTCCGCCCTGACCGCTCTGTCCCCCATCGATGGCCGCTATGCCGCCAAGGCCGATCCGCTGCGCGAATGGCTGTCCGAGGCCGCCTTCATGCGCCATCGCGTCAAGGTGGAGGTGCACTGGCTGATCGCGCTGTCGCAGGCGGGCCTGGCCGGGATCCCGCGCTTCTCCGCCGACGCCGAGCGCGCGCTGCTGGCCTTGGTCGAGCACTTCGCCGAGGCCGATGCCGCCCGCATCAAGGAAATCGAAGCCGTCACCAACCATGACGTGAAGGCGGTCGAGTATTGGCTCAAGGAGCGCGTCAAGGGCAATGCCGAACTGGAAGCCGCCAGCGAATTCATTCACTTCGCCTGCACGTCGGAAGACATCAACAACACCTCGCACGGCATGATGCTCAAGGGCGCGCGCGACACCGTGATCGTGCCGACGCTGCGTCGCGTGCAGGCCCGCCTGGTCGAGCTCGCCCATGCCAATGCCGATGTGCCGATGCTCTCGCGCACCCACGGCCAGCCAGCCAGCCCGACCACGCTGGGCAAGGAAATGGCCAACGTCGCCGCGCGCCTGGACCGCGCCATTCGCCGCATCGAAGCGGTCGAGCTGCTGGGCAAGATGAACGGCGCGGTGGGCAACTACAACGCACACCTGTCGGCCTACCCGGAAGCGGACTGGGAAGCCTTCTCGAAGAACGTGATCGAGAGCCGTCTGGGCCTGACGTTCAACCCGTACACCATCCAGATCGAGCCGCACGACTACATGGCCGAGCTGTTCGACGCCGTGGCGCGCGCCAACACCATCGTGCTGGACCTGGACCGCGACGTCTGGGGCTACATCTCGCAGGGCTACTTCAAGCAGAAGACCAAGGCCGGCGAGATCGGCTCGTCGACCATGCCGCACAAGGTCAACCCGATCGATTTCGAGAACTCCGAAGGCAACATCGGCCTGGCCAACGCCGTGCTGCGCCACCTGTCGGAAAAGCTGCCGGTCTCCCGCTGGCAGCGCGATCTGACCGATTCGACCGTGCTGCGCAATATCGGCGTGGCGTTCGGCTACAGCCTGCTGGCCTACGACGCCTGCCTGCGCGGCCTGGGCAAGCTGGAAACCAACCCGGCGCGCCTGGCCGAAGACCTGGATGCCTGCTGGGAAGTGCTGGCCGAGCCGGTGCAGACCGTGATGCGCCGCTACGGCATCGCCAACCCCTATGAGCAGCTCAAGGAACTGACGCGCGGCAAGGGCATCTCGCGCGAGGCACTGCGTGAATTCATCGGGACCCTGGCGATTCCCGAGGCAGCCCGCCAGCAACTGCTGGATATGACGCCGGGCAGCTACGTCGGCAAGGCGGTGGAGCTGGCACGCCGGATCGCCTGA
- a CDS encoding cytochrome b: MPHAAPSDAALRAPAVDDGAYGKPAIALHWIIALLIFAAFGLGLYMTDIPGFTPTKLKLYSYHKWVGITVLILAVLRVLWRLTHPAPAPVAGMPAWQQKAAEGAHIVLYLLILAVPLTGYLLSVAAGIKVVYLGLWELPMPFDKSDVLKDFFHEAHEWLNWTMATIVVLHILAALKHHIVDRDGTLRRMLPFLR; the protein is encoded by the coding sequence ATGCCGCACGCCGCCCCATCCGACGCCGCCCTGCGCGCCCCCGCCGTTGACGACGGCGCCTATGGCAAGCCCGCCATCGCGCTGCACTGGATCATCGCCCTGCTGATCTTCGCCGCGTTCGGGCTTGGCCTGTACATGACCGATATCCCCGGCTTCACGCCGACCAAGCTGAAGCTGTACTCGTATCACAAGTGGGTCGGCATCACGGTGCTGATCCTGGCCGTGCTGCGGGTGCTGTGGCGCCTGACTCACCCCGCGCCCGCACCGGTGGCGGGCATGCCGGCGTGGCAGCAGAAGGCGGCCGAAGGTGCGCATATCGTGCTGTACCTGCTGATCCTGGCGGTGCCGCTGACCGGCTACCTGCTGAGCGTGGCGGCCGGTATCAAGGTGGTCTACCTTGGCCTGTGGGAATTGCCGATGCCGTTCGACAAGAGCGATGTGCTCAAGGACTTCTTCCACGAAGCGCACGAATGGCTGAACTGGACCATGGCCACGATCGTGGTGCTGCACATCCTGGCCGCGCTCAAGCACCACATCGTCGACCGCGACGGCACCTTGCGCCGCATGCTGCCGTTCCTGCGTTGA
- a CDS encoding YceI family protein, which produces MKRVARPRALGLIAAGALSIAALSAIAQVDAAKSSVTATGKQLGVPMDIKFGKFDAAVNYNPANLTASTAKVDIDVTSVDVGDKAYNDELKKKDWFDAAKYPKATFVSSAFKAGAGGKVDVVGKLTIKGVTQDVTAPITVKQDGASQVFEGALPIKRNAFHVGDGEWKDTSVVADDVTIKFRVVLAKK; this is translated from the coding sequence ATGAAACGTGTTGCGCGTCCCCGCGCCCTTGGGCTGATTGCCGCCGGTGCTCTGTCGATCGCCGCGCTGTCGGCCATCGCCCAGGTGGATGCGGCCAAGAGCAGCGTGACGGCCACCGGCAAGCAACTGGGCGTGCCGATGGACATCAAGTTCGGCAAATTCGATGCGGCCGTGAACTACAACCCGGCCAACCTGACGGCCTCCACGGCCAAGGTCGACATCGACGTGACCAGCGTCGACGTGGGCGACAAGGCCTACAACGACGAACTGAAGAAGAAGGACTGGTTCGACGCCGCCAAGTATCCGAAGGCGACCTTCGTGTCGTCCGCGTTCAAGGCGGGCGCCGGCGGCAAGGTCGACGTGGTCGGCAAGCTGACCATCAAGGGCGTCACGCAGGACGTGACCGCGCCCATCACCGTCAAGCAGGACGGCGCCAGCCAGGTGTTCGAAGGCGCGCTGCCGATCAAGCGCAATGCGTTCCACGTCGGCGACGGCGAATGGAAGGACACGTCGGTCGTCGCTGACGACGTGACCATCAAGTTCCGTGTCGTGCTCGCCAAGAAGTAA